The region TGACTATGCAAAGCACTTTTTAGAGCAAAAAAAGGCAGCTCTTGAGACTGCTAAGGCTAGCGGAAATAAGGCAAGTATAGACGCGGCTACAAAAGATGTAGAAGTAGCACAAAAAATTCTTGATGACTATACAGCATTTTGGAATGACATTAACTCTATCGACCTTACAAAAGGTGACGCTACAAAGGGTGCTGACACTTTTGTAGCAGCAGGATGTACAGGATGTCACGGTATAGAAGCAGCAGGTATGCCAGCTGGTATGGATGCTGAGACAGCTAGTCAAAGCTTTGGTGTAGTGCCACCAGATCTTAGTACCGCTGGTAAAATTTATGACGATAAATTCTTGGCCGCACTTATTAAAAATCCAACTATGGCTTTAAAGCTAACTCATAAATTTAACGATGAGCATCCATTTCCGATGACTGCATTTATGGGTACTGGTGGCGATATAAATGCTGAAACTGCTGATATAGTAGCTTATTTGAAAAAGGTATCTGCTGATTATGAAAAGGCAAATAATAAGATCACTGAAGAAAAGGTTTTCGCTGATGCATGTCAAAGATGTCATGATATAAAATATGACAAAAAATATGCATTTAGCAACAAAGTAAGCCTTTCAACTTATATGGGCTCAAACCCGCCTGATCTATCTATGATGATTCGTTCAAAAGGCGATGAGTATTTACATAAATTTATAAATGATACTCAAAAGATGCTACCAGGTACAGCAATGCCAAGAGTTGGTTTAAATAAAGCCGCTGAAGACGACGTGGTAGCTTATATCCAAAAAGTAGGTGACAAGAAGAAGGCTGAGCGCGAGAGCACAGGGCTTTATGTCATGATCTACTTCTTTATATTAGGAATTTTTGCTTGGCTTTGGAAACGCAAAGTTTGGAGCGAACTACACTAAAATTTAAGAGCCTCTTTGGCTCTTAAATTCTATCTGGTAAATTTACATATATAAATAGGTATGTGAATTCTTTTTTAAATTTATTCTTTTTTACAAATTTTAAAATTCCATTCGCTCGCAAGAATTGACTACTGATTTTTGTATGTTTGCATTTACATTTTTGGCTGTTAGGATAGGATGATAAAAGGCATTATTTAAACCGTTTATAGCATCTACTGGATGTAAGATAATATTTCCTAAATCAGCAAGTCCTTCAAGTCCGCCTACTACAAATCCACCTAGGCCATACACGGTTGATTTTGTATAATCTAATATGCCGGGGTTTGTTTTAATATACAAATTATCTTTGTAAAAATCTGAATTTTCATATGCCTTTGAAGCATAGATATACCTATCCTCGTATTGCTTCTTATCTGGATTAAAGGCATTTGTGTTATCTAGGCTCGTATTATAAAAGCTACTTTGTTTTATGAAATTCGTTGCTAGTTCTATATCGTAAAGATCATTTGAGCTTAGGCTTTGTCTATATGTTTCATTAAATGATTTATCCGTTAAAGATACCGCTGCTTTTGCTAGGATAGATTTTGCTTCATCGTCGCTATAAATTTTATTTGTTGTAGTTTGAAGCTTTGATTTAAAGCTTGCTATATTGTTTTTATTGTTTATAAAGTCTATCTCTCTTTGATGA is a window of Campylobacter concisus DNA encoding:
- a CDS encoding c-type cytochrome, which gives rise to MKELKIFAIVVILSGVLYWGIEPYAHTKLHPHTANAEYNFSKEDTDYAKHFLEQKKAALETAKASGNKASIDAATKDVEVAQKILDDYTAFWNDINSIDLTKGDATKGADTFVAAGCTGCHGIEAAGMPAGMDAETASQSFGVVPPDLSTAGKIYDDKFLAALIKNPTMALKLTHKFNDEHPFPMTAFMGTGGDINAETADIVAYLKKVSADYEKANNKITEEKVFADACQRCHDIKYDKKYAFSNKVSLSTYMGSNPPDLSMMIRSKGDEYLHKFINDTQKMLPGTAMPRVGLNKAAEDDVVAYIQKVGDKKKAERESTGLYVMIYFFILGIFAWLWKRKVWSELH